From Plasmodium brasilianum strain Bolivian I chromosome 3, whole genome shotgun sequence, the proteins below share one genomic window:
- a CDS encoding hypothetical protein (conserved Plasmodium membrane protein), whose amino-acid sequence MLRESLIADGISKDGKNIFVYNNYAIWIANFSHLYIFIFFNIRNLLHLYINVIFLVFFCGFLLTSFFFCMSWYSCYKFVIKIFNEDLIDEELNPSILNEIIPQTFFSLCNFFLISLLYVGHLLVYLGIQDDAISIPIESLIIFFIFFFSYVLYFLLFKYENCTSMFILGIDGITTLLFYTLKSAYYLTYHIQKFKKNGFVYKDNEENYMKIHICGYTLIFSALFFKNFDLMNNHLFCFLLLISFVVLMYSDVNLQKMEILHESIENRVMLAYVYSLQLNNYIPGTIN is encoded by the exons atg TTACGAGAAAGCTTAATAGCTGATGGAATTTCAAAAGATGGGaaaaacatttttgtttataataattatgcaaTTTGGATTGCCAATTTTtcgcatttatatatttttattttttttaatattagaaATCTACTTCACCTATATATTAACGTAATATTCCTG GTATTCTTTTGTGGTTTTCTCCTTACTTcgttctttttttgtatgaGTTG GTACAGTTGTTACAAGTTTGTTATAAAGATTTTTAATGAAGACTTGATAG ATGAGGAGTTAAACCCATCTATACTGAACGAAATAATACCACA GACCTTTTTTTCGTTATGCAATTTTTTCCTCATAAgc cTTCTCTACGTTGGGCACTTATTAGTCTATCTGGGCATACAAGATGACGCAATATCG ATACCCATAGAATCattgataatattttttattttttttttttcctacgTTTTGTACTTTctcctttttaaatatgaaaactGCACG AGCATGTTTATTCTGGGTATTGACGGGATTACTACCTTACTGTTTTATACTCTTaag TCAGCGTACTACTTAACCTACcatatacaaaaatttaagaaaaatgggTTTGTATACAAagataatgaagaaaattacatgaaaattcatatatgtgGATACACCTTAATATTCTCGgccttattttttaag aattTTGATTTAATGAACAACCATTTATTTTGCTTCCTTTTGTTAATTTCGTTT GTTGTCCTCATGTATTCCGACGTGAATCTCCAAAAAATGGAAATCCTACACGAAtca aTTGAAAACAGAGTCATGCTTGCATATGTATACTCACTTCAGTTGAACAATTACATTCCAGGGAccataaattaa